A genomic window from Apus apus isolate bApuApu2 chromosome 26, bApuApu2.pri.cur, whole genome shotgun sequence includes:
- the CNN1 gene encoding calponin-1 isoform X2 encodes MSNAHFNRGPAYGLSAEVKNKLAQKYDPQRERELRAWIEGTTGRRIGDSFMDGLKDGVILCELINKLQPGSVQKVNEPVQNWHKLENIGNFLRAITRYGVKPHDIFEANDLFENTNHTQAKTKGNNVGLGVKYAEKQQRRFHPEKLREGRNIIGLQMGTNKFASQQGMTAYGTRRHLYDPKLETDHPLDQATISLQMGTNKGASQAGMTAPGTKRQIFEPSLGMEHCDTMTIGLQMGSNKGASQQGMTVYGLPRQVYDPKYCGGPDLLGQDGLDGLYNSQ; translated from the exons ATGTCCAACGCACACTTCAACCGCGGGCCGGCCTACGGGCTGTCGGCCGAGGTGAAGAATAAG CTGGCGCAGAAGTACGACCCGCAGCGGGAGCGGGAGCTGCGTGCCTGGATCGAGGGGACCACTGGCCGCCGCATTGGGGACAGCTTCATGGATGGCCTCAAGGACGGCGTCATCCTCTGCGA gctcATCAACAAGCTGCAGCCCGGCTCCGTGCAGAAGGTGAATGAACCTGTCCAGAACTGGCACAAG CTGGAGAACATTGGGAACTTCCTGCGGGCCATCACACGCTACGGGGTGAAGCCCCACGACATCTTCGAGGCCAACGACCTCTTCGAGAACACCAACCACACGCAG GCCAAGACGAAGGGGAACAacgtggggctgggggtgaagtatgcagagaagcagcagcgGCGCTTCCACCCTGAGAAGCTGCGCGAGGGCAGGAACATCATCGGCCTCCAG ATGGGCACCAACAAGTTCGCCAGCCAGCAGGGCATGACAGCGTACGGGACGCGGCGGCATCTCTATGACCCCAAGCTGGAGACAGACCATCCCCTGGACCAGGCTACCATCAGTCTCCAGATGGGCACCAACAAGGGTGCCAGCCAg GCGGGGATGACGGCACCGGGGACAAAGCGCCAGATCTTTGAGCCATCGCTGGGCATGGAGCACTGCGACACAATGACCATCGGGCTGCAGATGGGCAGCAACAAGGGTGCCTCACAGCAGGGAATGACAGTCTACGGGCTCCCGCGCCAGGTCTACGACCCCAAGTACTGCGGCGGCCCCGACCTGCTGGGCCAGGACGGCCTCGACGGCCTCTACAACTCCCAGTAG
- the CNN1 gene encoding calponin-1 isoform X1, translating into MSNAHFNRGPAYGLSAEVKNKLAQKYDPQRERELRAWIEGTTGRRIGDSFMDGLKDGVILCELINKLQPGSVQKVNEPVQNWHKLENIGNFLRAITRYGVKPHDIFEANDLFENTNHTQVQSTLIALASQAKTKGNNVGLGVKYAEKQQRRFHPEKLREGRNIIGLQMGTNKFASQQGMTAYGTRRHLYDPKLETDHPLDQATISLQMGTNKGASQAGMTAPGTKRQIFEPSLGMEHCDTMTIGLQMGSNKGASQQGMTVYGLPRQVYDPKYCGGPDLLGQDGLDGLYNSQ; encoded by the exons ATGTCCAACGCACACTTCAACCGCGGGCCGGCCTACGGGCTGTCGGCCGAGGTGAAGAATAAG CTGGCGCAGAAGTACGACCCGCAGCGGGAGCGGGAGCTGCGTGCCTGGATCGAGGGGACCACTGGCCGCCGCATTGGGGACAGCTTCATGGATGGCCTCAAGGACGGCGTCATCCTCTGCGA gctcATCAACAAGCTGCAGCCCGGCTCCGTGCAGAAGGTGAATGAACCTGTCCAGAACTGGCACAAG CTGGAGAACATTGGGAACTTCCTGCGGGCCATCACACGCTACGGGGTGAAGCCCCACGACATCTTCGAGGCCAACGACCTCTTCGAGAACACCAACCACACGCAGGTCCAGTCCACCCTCATCGCCCTTGCCAGCCAG GCCAAGACGAAGGGGAACAacgtggggctgggggtgaagtatgcagagaagcagcagcgGCGCTTCCACCCTGAGAAGCTGCGCGAGGGCAGGAACATCATCGGCCTCCAG ATGGGCACCAACAAGTTCGCCAGCCAGCAGGGCATGACAGCGTACGGGACGCGGCGGCATCTCTATGACCCCAAGCTGGAGACAGACCATCCCCTGGACCAGGCTACCATCAGTCTCCAGATGGGCACCAACAAGGGTGCCAGCCAg GCGGGGATGACGGCACCGGGGACAAAGCGCCAGATCTTTGAGCCATCGCTGGGCATGGAGCACTGCGACACAATGACCATCGGGCTGCAGATGGGCAGCAACAAGGGTGCCTCACAGCAGGGAATGACAGTCTACGGGCTCCCGCGCCAGGTCTACGACCCCAAGTACTGCGGCGGCCCCGACCTGCTGGGCCAGGACGGCCTCGACGGCCTCTACAACTCCCAGTAG
- the ELOF1 gene encoding transcription elongation factor 1 homolog, translating to MGRRKSKRKPPPKKKMTGTLETQFTCPFCNHEKSCDVKMDRARNTGVISCTVCLEEFQTPITYLSEPVDVYSDWIDACEAANQ from the exons ATGGGGCGCCGTAAGTCCAAGCGGAAACCGCCGCCCAAAAAGAAGATGACGGGGACACTGGAGACACAGTTCACTTGCCCCTTCTGCAACCACGAGAAGTCCTGCGACGTCAAAAT ggaTCGTGCCCGCAACACGGGGGTGATCTCCTGCACCGTCTGCCTGGAGGAGTTCCAAACACCCATCACCT ACCTGTCAGAGCCTGTGGACGTCTACAGCGACTGGATCGACGCCTGTGAAGCTGCCAACCAGTAG
- the ACP5 gene encoding tartrate-resistant acid phosphatase type 5 produces MLVLLWVTVTVAAVAGESHEAAVQFLAVGDWGGVPDPPFTTPREMSTATAMGRAATDLGADFVLALGDNFYYEGVQDEWDSRFQETFEQVFTAPGLRQLPWFVLAGNHDHAGNVTAQLAYSHHSPRWHFPHYYYSLRLSLPGTNASARLLVLDTVQLCGGVDDFGVGGAPRGPRDAAAAAAQLAWLRGRLAAARHDRYVLVSGHYPVWSVAEHGPTACLVRLLQPLLRRHRVTAYLCGHDHNLQFLEEGGVGYVVSGAGNFMEETQRHRGAVPPGSLRFFFGAPTSPGGFAHLRLDAHAATVTFLEATGRVLYRVALPPRDL; encoded by the exons atgctggtgctgctgtgggtgaCAGTGACAGTGGCGGCGGTGGCTGGGGAGAGCCATGAGGCAGCTGTGCAGTTCCTGGCAGTAGGTGACTGGGGGGGGGTCCCCGACCCCCCTTTCACCACCCCCCGCGAGATGTCCACAGCGACAGCCATGGGACGTGCGGCCACCGACCTCGGCGCTGACTTTGTCCTCGCCCTCGGGGACAACTTCTACTATGAGGGGGTGCAGGATGAGTGGGACTCCCGCTTCCAG GAGACGTTCGAGCAGGTGTtcacagccccagggctgcgGCAGCTGCCCTGGTTCGTGCTGGCTGGGAACCACGACCACGCTGGGAATGTCACCGCGCAGCTGGCCTACAGCCACCACTCCCCCCGATG GCACTTCCCGCACTACTACTACAGTCTGCGGCTCTCCCTGCCGGGCACCAACGCCTCGGCCCGGCTGCTGGTGCTGGACACGGTGCAGCTCTGTGGCGGCGTGGACGACTTCGGGGTGGGGGGAGCCCCCCGTGGCCCCCGGGAtgcagcggcggcggcagcacAGCTGGCCTGGCTGCGGGGGCGTCTGGCGGCCGCGCGCCACGACCGCTACGTGCTGGTGTCCGGGCACTACCCGGTGTGGTCGGTGGCCGAGCACGGTCCCACCGCCTGCCTGGTGCGGCTGCTGCAGCCGCTGCTGCGGCGCCACCGCGTCACCGCCTACCTCTGCGGCCACGACCACAACCTGCAG TtcctggaggagggaggggtggGCTACGTGGTGAGTGGTGCTGGCAACTTCATGGAGGAGACGCAGCGCCACAGGGGGGCCGTGCCCCCTGGCTCCCTCCGCTTCTTCTTCGGGGCGCCCACATCCCCCGGTGGCTTCGCCCACCTGCGCCTGGATGCCCACGCGGCCACTGTCACCTTCCTGGAGGCCACTGGCCGCGTCCTCTACCGCGTGGCCCTGCCCCCCCGTGACCTGTGA
- the CNN1 gene encoding calponin-1 isoform X3 gives MSNAHFNRGPAYGLSAEVKNKLAQKYDPQRERELRAWIEGTTGRRIGDSFMDGLKDGVILCELINKLQPGSVQKVNEPVQNWHKLENIGNFLRAITRYGVKPHDIFEANDLFENTNHTQVQSTLIALASQAKTKGNNVGLGVKYAEKQQRRFHPEKLREGRNIIGLQMGTNKGASQAGMTAPGTKRQIFEPSLGMEHCDTMTIGLQMGSNKGASQQGMTVYGLPRQVYDPKYCGGPDLLGQDGLDGLYNSQ, from the exons ATGTCCAACGCACACTTCAACCGCGGGCCGGCCTACGGGCTGTCGGCCGAGGTGAAGAATAAG CTGGCGCAGAAGTACGACCCGCAGCGGGAGCGGGAGCTGCGTGCCTGGATCGAGGGGACCACTGGCCGCCGCATTGGGGACAGCTTCATGGATGGCCTCAAGGACGGCGTCATCCTCTGCGA gctcATCAACAAGCTGCAGCCCGGCTCCGTGCAGAAGGTGAATGAACCTGTCCAGAACTGGCACAAG CTGGAGAACATTGGGAACTTCCTGCGGGCCATCACACGCTACGGGGTGAAGCCCCACGACATCTTCGAGGCCAACGACCTCTTCGAGAACACCAACCACACGCAGGTCCAGTCCACCCTCATCGCCCTTGCCAGCCAG GCCAAGACGAAGGGGAACAacgtggggctgggggtgaagtatgcagagaagcagcagcgGCGCTTCCACCCTGAGAAGCTGCGCGAGGGCAGGAACATCATCGGCCTCCAG ATGGGCACCAACAAGGGTGCCAGCCAg GCGGGGATGACGGCACCGGGGACAAAGCGCCAGATCTTTGAGCCATCGCTGGGCATGGAGCACTGCGACACAATGACCATCGGGCTGCAGATGGGCAGCAACAAGGGTGCCTCACAGCAGGGAATGACAGTCTACGGGCTCCCGCGCCAGGTCTACGACCCCAAGTACTGCGGCGGCCCCGACCTGCTGGGCCAGGACGGCCTCGACGGCCTCTACAACTCCCAGTAG